The window CCATATACACGCAAGCCGAGACAGTCGAGGAGTTGAAGGCGATGGTCCGGGACGCGGTTCGCTGTCACTATGAGGATGGTGCGGGGCCGAAGCTCATCCGGCTACACTTGGTCAAGGACGAGGTCATTCCTGCTTGAAGCTCCCGCGAGACCTCGCGGGCGCCGCACTCGCCTCGCTCCTCCGTCGGCACGGATACGAAGTTACCCGCTAAACCGGTAGTCACTTGCGGCTCACGTCGACGGCCCGTGGGGCGGAGCACCACATAACCATCCCCCGCCATGCGGCCCTACGGGTCGGCACACTAAGCGCGATTGTTGCCGA of the Candidatus Methylomirabilota bacterium genome contains:
- a CDS encoding 2-oxoisovalerate dehydrogenase; the encoded protein is MEDTEIIFAVEESPEGGYTARALGCPIYTQAETVEELKAMVRDAVRCHYEDGAGPKLIRLHLVKDEVIPA